GTCTCGAAAAGTTGTTTGTAGCCAGCATAGGCATCGGCCTGCAGTATGCCGGAAAACTCTTTCAGGTGTTCTGCCGGGTTTACGGCCTTGCGATCCGCTGAGAACCAGTAAGCGGCAATGGGTGGGATTTTACCGCCAAAGGAGCGATCATCGCGGACATAGGTCCAGATCCGCCCCTGCTTTTTCGCTTTTCCCGATCTGGAGCTTGCCTTGAAGTGCTGGCCCAGCACATCGACCGGCGTGTCATCGGTGTGCAGTCGATCTGACGTCATGATCTGCCTTTTGATGAGCTCGCATAAAGGATTGAGCGTTTTCATGGAGAGCCCACACCAGTCGGAAAGCGTGGAGCGTGGCACTTCAATACCATGCCTCTCCAGGATCTCGCTCTGCCGGTAGAGCGGAAGCTGATCATCGAATTTGGAGACCAGAATGTGAGAAAGCAGGCTGGCTCCGGCACTGGAACGGGCAATAGGCCGTGTGGGGGCTGGCACTTGCACGATTTTTTCACAAGAGCGGCAGGATTTCTTAGGCCTTGCGGTTTCAATCACCTTCAGTCTGGCAGTGATGAACTCAACAAGTTCAGACACATCTTCCCCAATGAGCCGCAGTTCACCACCACAGTCTGGGCAGTTTCCTTGAGGTTCCAGAGTAGCGCGTTCGCGTTCCACATCGCCGCGCACCCGAGGCTTGCCACGGGTTGGCTTGACGGACGCTTCAGGTGTGTCTGAAACCAAATCAGGAACAGGTAGCTGGTCTTCTTCTGGGCTCTGTGAAGGGTGAGCCATCTGGGCATGTTCCAGCGCCAGTTCCAGTTGCTCGATCTGGCGGTCAATCTTTTCCGAAGACGAGCCAAAGCGCTGTTTTCGAAGTTTAGTAAGTGTCAGGCGCAGGTGGGAAATCAGATCCAGAAAAGCGGTCTCGTTGGCTTCAAGGCTGCTCACTTTGCCGCTCAGAACCTGGTTCTCTCCCTGCAAACTCAGCACTATGGCTTTGAGCAGTTCAGGATCATTAGGAAGGGAGTTAAGCGGCTTTTGCATATACGTATTTTACCGTTATGACACCAGCAACACCACAAATATCCTATTGAAACC
The sequence above is drawn from the Pseudovibrio sp. Tun.PSC04-5.I4 genome and encodes:
- a CDS encoding IS66 family transposase encodes the protein MQKPLNSLPNDPELLKAIVLSLQGENQVLSGKVSSLEANETAFLDLISHLRLTLTKLRKQRFGSSSEKIDRQIEQLELALEHAQMAHPSQSPEEDQLPVPDLVSDTPEASVKPTRGKPRVRGDVERERATLEPQGNCPDCGGELRLIGEDVSELVEFITARLKVIETARPKKSCRSCEKIVQVPAPTRPIARSSAGASLLSHILVSKFDDQLPLYRQSEILERHGIEVPRSTLSDWCGLSMKTLNPLCELIKRQIMTSDRLHTDDTPVDVLGQHFKASSRSGKAKKQGRIWTYVRDDRSFGGKIPPIAAYWFSADRKAVNPAEHLKEFSGILQADAYAGYKQLFETGRIKEAACWAHWRRDFYDIFTSTKSELAQHALHEIGKLYDVERQINGKPPDLRREVRQKYSKPIAEHFKAWCKTQLARISGKSNLAKAIRYGLSRWHAFTLFLEDGRVAIDNNAAERAIKPVVMGRKNWMFAGSMAGGETLADAMTLIETAKFNGLNPQEYLTDILERINDHKINRLHELLPWNWTSLSKSKRQEKILAP